The following proteins are co-located in the Leptospira limi genome:
- the batA gene encoding VWA domain-containing protein BatA, giving the protein MDYFQRPYLLLLLIPIIIIFIYQWKTNPYGPIFFVQSDRFQEHKSTIWVSFKKQFYIFNEILIYLAMLSLVFASAGPGAKYNLMPDNTKGVDIMIALDISGSMVNSYDFLPKNRLSVSKELLRAFIQKRIYDRIGIVVFAGAAYLQSPLSSDRTALDELIEDTSNEDIEEQGTAIGDALVLSTYRLKNSEAKSKVIILLTDGVSNTGKLDPETAAYTSKTLGIKVYCIGIGKEEGQYEVNYESLQKISSDTSGRFFRAESPEVLGEVLNEIDRLEVVELPSKPLEIQETKFPSFVFVVFLFLFLNLILKFYPLQEKL; this is encoded by the coding sequence ATGGATTACTTCCAAAGACCATATTTATTATTACTTTTGATCCCAATCATAATTATTTTCATCTATCAATGGAAAACAAATCCATATGGCCCTATTTTTTTTGTACAATCCGACAGATTCCAAGAGCATAAATCAACAATTTGGGTAAGCTTCAAAAAACAATTTTATATTTTTAATGAGATTTTGATTTATCTTGCAATGTTATCTTTGGTTTTTGCTTCCGCAGGTCCAGGAGCAAAATACAACCTAATGCCTGATAACACTAAAGGTGTTGATATTATGATCGCACTTGATATCTCGGGCTCTATGGTTAACTCCTATGATTTTTTACCAAAAAATCGACTCTCTGTATCAAAAGAATTATTAAGAGCATTCATTCAAAAAAGAATTTATGATCGAATAGGGATTGTTGTATTTGCAGGAGCAGCGTATCTGCAGTCACCACTTTCAAGTGACCGAACTGCCTTGGATGAGTTAATTGAAGATACTTCGAATGAAGATATAGAAGAACAAGGTACAGCGATTGGAGATGCACTCGTTTTATCTACATATCGATTAAAAAATTCAGAAGCTAAATCAAAAGTAATCATCCTTTTAACAGATGGAGTATCAAATACTGGAAAACTAGATCCAGAAACAGCAGCATATACTTCAAAAACATTAGGCATCAAAGTGTATTGTATAGGTATTGGCAAAGAAGAAGGCCAATACGAAGTAAATTATGAATCATTACAGAAAATTTCATCCGATACCAGCGGAAGATTTTTTAGAGCTGAATCGCCTGAGGTTTTGGGGGAAGTATTAAACGAAATCGATAGGCTAGAGGTTGTCGAATTACCTTCAAAACCTCTTGAAATCCAAGAAACGAAATTCCCTTCCTTTGTGTTTGTCGTTTTTCTATTCCTATTCTTAAATCTAATTCTAAAATTTTACCCCTTACAAGAGAAACTCTAA
- a CDS encoding AAA family ATPase, whose protein sequence is MQIDKEQIKEISDQMKLIRSELAESISGMDEVIQSLFVALVANGHILLEGMPGLAKTLVAKNLASIIDAKFSRVQFTPDLLPADLIGTNIFNPKTSSFEIRKGPIFTNVLLADEINRAPAKVQSALLQCMEERQVSIADQTFDLNPPFFVIATQNPIEQEGTYPLPEAQLDRFLFKVNVDYPSFEDEVSILHQHGNVNFEKKSLKKVMKPKEIQRISEISNHVFVDPKLFSYIVQLTRNTRPESTSDKDLKVLLSHGVSPRASLALLKVSRINALLEERTFVIPEDIQRYFPEIVKHRLHLTIDAISEDVSTTSIIKRILTVTEVP, encoded by the coding sequence ATGCAAATAGACAAAGAACAAATCAAAGAAATCTCCGATCAAATGAAACTCATTCGGTCGGAATTAGCGGAATCAATATCAGGGATGGATGAAGTGATCCAATCCCTATTTGTAGCACTTGTTGCAAATGGACATATTTTATTGGAAGGTATGCCAGGCCTTGCAAAAACATTGGTCGCTAAAAACTTAGCATCCATTATCGATGCCAAGTTTTCTCGAGTTCAATTCACTCCAGATTTATTACCAGCAGATTTGATTGGAACAAATATATTCAATCCAAAAACTTCCTCATTTGAAATTAGAAAAGGCCCAATTTTCACGAATGTATTGTTAGCCGACGAAATCAATCGCGCGCCAGCAAAAGTGCAATCTGCACTCTTACAATGTATGGAAGAACGACAAGTTTCGATTGCGGACCAAACTTTTGATTTGAATCCTCCATTTTTTGTCATCGCAACTCAAAACCCAATTGAACAAGAAGGAACTTATCCGCTTCCAGAAGCACAATTAGACCGATTTCTTTTTAAAGTAAATGTTGATTATCCTAGTTTTGAAGATGAAGTTTCAATCCTTCACCAACACGGGAATGTAAATTTTGAAAAAAAATCACTGAAAAAAGTGATGAAACCAAAGGAAATCCAGCGAATATCAGAAATTTCAAACCATGTTTTTGTTGATCCAAAATTATTCTCTTATATCGTTCAATTAACACGCAATACACGGCCAGAATCCACATCAGACAAAGACTTAAAAGTATTACTTTCACATGGAGTAAGCCCGAGAGCAAGTCTTGCCTTACTGAAAGTAAGTAGAATTAATGCCTTATTAGAAGAAAGAACGTTTGTCATACCAGAGGACATCCAAAGGTATTTTCCTGAAATTGTTAAACATCGACTTCACCTAACAATTGATGCTATCAGTGAGGATGTAAGCACGACTTCCATTATCAAAAGGATTTTAACAGTTACGGAAGTTCCTTAA
- a CDS encoding DUF58 domain-containing protein, which translates to MLDPELKRLLQVLQWESKKKFISNRRGLIFTNDKGRGLDFKEVRNYQYGDDIRYIDWNVTSRTGELHTKEFYEEKDATILIFIDLSQSMEGIKAKTAFQIALFLSLFHIKIGNRIFLISFSNQTISSNKWLKTETEVLTYFENLNKQKHGNQTNYTIASQYAFKIHPKYAVTYWISDFNHLAIWTKTFSIPKVWDQYGIWISDPIDDLNFPFWLKWFQPISQEGIKLKSPMTTYDEDKTAAKNLFGNKLIKINPSLKLNNQILPLFKSQKHG; encoded by the coding sequence ATGCTTGATCCCGAACTAAAAAGGTTACTCCAAGTCTTACAATGGGAATCTAAGAAAAAATTCATTTCAAATAGGCGAGGACTTATCTTTACGAATGATAAGGGAAGAGGGCTTGATTTTAAAGAAGTAAGAAATTACCAATACGGTGACGACATTCGTTATATCGATTGGAATGTAACATCTCGGACTGGCGAACTCCATACAAAAGAATTTTACGAAGAAAAAGATGCCACAATTCTAATCTTCATTGATTTAAGCCAATCTATGGAAGGTATAAAAGCAAAAACTGCCTTCCAAATTGCATTATTTTTATCATTATTTCACATCAAAATAGGGAACCGAATTTTTTTAATCAGTTTTTCGAATCAGACAATTTCGTCCAACAAATGGTTAAAAACAGAAACCGAAGTGCTCACTTATTTCGAAAATCTGAATAAACAGAAACATGGAAACCAAACAAACTATACAATAGCAAGCCAATATGCATTTAAAATCCATCCAAAGTATGCAGTTACGTATTGGATCAGTGATTTTAATCATCTAGCAATTTGGACAAAAACATTTTCGATCCCCAAAGTATGGGACCAATATGGAATTTGGATTTCGGATCCTATCGATGATTTGAATTTTCCATTTTGGTTAAAGTGGTTTCAGCCAATTTCACAGGAAGGGATCAAACTTAAAAGTCCAATGACAACTTATGACGAAGATAAAACGGCAGCAAAAAATTTATTTGGGAACAAACTAATTAAAATAAACCCTAGTTTAAAATTGAATAACCAAATCCTTCCTTTGTTCAAATCACAAAAACATGGCTAA
- a CDS encoding LB_053 family protein codes for MAKIVYIFIFSAFLFSIFPAPKERIPSGDLYVGDTIEYTIEWENNVSDVSLEVGKFYEDHTLPTFEIRTVKKDKNKITASVIFFVPGDFFLPVNWKEDGIETNSKLKISVLSNLTGNETEIEDIEPPIQFSGPYALRLIGLIAFTILNLYLLYALYLYWKSKPKIIDAIWEKPPKLLESTKRLHLLEQYLNSETIDEKELTFRISNYLKEVYSEKFEENLLGTTDSEFLAILHDKTHIPDSSIRDLRLYFRDLKYNQNSNTISNEDARIIWNRIKKDFLL; via the coding sequence ATGGCTAAAATAGTTTATATTTTTATTTTCTCTGCTTTTCTTTTTTCGATTTTCCCTGCACCAAAGGAAAGAATCCCATCAGGAGATCTATATGTTGGAGACACCATAGAATATACCATTGAATGGGAGAATAATGTATCAGACGTTAGTTTAGAAGTAGGCAAGTTTTACGAAGACCATACTTTGCCTACCTTCGAAATTCGAACTGTAAAAAAAGACAAAAATAAAATCACTGCTTCCGTTATTTTTTTTGTGCCTGGAGATTTCTTTTTACCAGTGAACTGGAAGGAAGATGGTATAGAAACAAATTCGAAACTTAAAATTTCAGTCCTTAGCAACTTAACAGGCAATGAAACTGAAATTGAAGATATAGAACCACCAATCCAATTTTCAGGTCCTTATGCGTTGAGACTAATTGGACTCATCGCTTTTACAATTTTGAATTTATATTTATTATATGCTTTGTATTTATATTGGAAATCAAAGCCAAAGATCATCGATGCTATCTGGGAAAAACCTCCCAAATTATTAGAATCTACTAAACGACTACACCTCTTAGAACAATATCTCAATTCAGAAACTATAGACGAGAAAGAACTTACATTTCGAATTAGTAATTACTTAAAGGAAGTATACTCGGAAAAATTTGAAGAGAACTTATTAGGCACAACTGACTCTGAATTTTTAGCAATTTTACATGATAAAACTCATATACCTGACTCTTCCATTCGAGACTTAAGACTTTATTTTAGAGACCTAAAATACAATCAAAATAGTAATACGATTTCAAACGAGGACGCGAGAATCATTTGGAATCGTATTAAAAAGGATTTTCTTTTATAA
- the batB gene encoding VWA domain-containing protein BatB has translation MKTVILFGSITILLGILVASIKIFINFKASQLTKKHLEFNSRLTTSNQFLLFLRYLSLLFALILCLLSLYKIKSIDVESTKEFESTDILFVVDVSLSMNAIDVKPNRLKRFQDLILRTLPELKGNRIGIIVFAGQSFSFCPMTTDLSAVSDYIQSLSVEMVGTKGTNLGVALERVGKVLKKNQGIRSSITVIVTDGEDHEKQSLPDLENEVMVWGVGTEEGGPIEFRDPSTGKGGFVTYDSNLVESPYGDNVIVSKLNKEFLETIAEKYNGEYSNISFYPDGSFQLIDKVKVMKKNKIQRLEKFKNEDGAHPYLLLSLLFLLLERIFSIGLQKKSPLKMITLLFCVILFQHSLEAWELDPGGNAVERGVKSYQNQNFNESQKEFLNAKEYFQDDPRLIYNEAASAYQLGKYNEAKELSEKILSHPKSNSNLKSKANLTLGNIFSKLGQKENALNSYVESLKHNPNQIAAKKNIEHLTKKNQSKQNPSENQKQGNGENPNPSESKPQNDKTNPSKQKQSDIDRMFEPFSNDSILKNKRGGPIDNEKFW, from the coding sequence ATGAAAACTGTCATTTTATTTGGATCTATCACCATTCTTTTGGGAATTCTCGTTGCTAGTATCAAAATCTTCATCAATTTCAAAGCTTCACAACTTACAAAAAAACATTTAGAATTTAACTCAAGGCTTACCACTTCCAATCAGTTTTTATTATTCTTACGTTATCTATCACTATTGTTTGCTCTCATTTTGTGTTTATTGTCTTTATACAAAATCAAATCAATTGATGTGGAATCTACAAAGGAATTTGAATCTACGGATATCTTATTTGTAGTCGATGTAAGTTTATCTATGAATGCAATAGATGTTAAACCAAATCGTCTGAAACGTTTTCAGGATCTAATATTGAGGACACTTCCTGAATTAAAAGGTAATCGAATTGGGATCATTGTATTTGCAGGCCAATCATTTTCGTTTTGTCCGATGACTACTGATTTATCTGCCGTTTCAGATTACATACAATCGTTAAGTGTAGAAATGGTAGGGACAAAAGGCACAAATTTAGGAGTTGCTCTAGAAAGAGTTGGGAAGGTACTTAAAAAAAATCAAGGAATTCGATCATCTATCACTGTCATTGTTACTGACGGGGAAGACCACGAAAAACAGTCGTTACCGGATCTAGAAAATGAAGTAATGGTTTGGGGGGTCGGAACAGAAGAAGGTGGACCAATCGAATTTAGGGATCCGAGTACCGGGAAAGGCGGATTTGTTACGTATGACTCCAATTTGGTGGAATCACCTTATGGAGACAATGTTATAGTATCCAAATTAAATAAGGAATTTTTAGAAACGATCGCAGAAAAATATAATGGCGAATATTCCAACATATCCTTTTATCCTGATGGGAGTTTCCAACTTATCGACAAAGTGAAGGTGATGAAAAAAAACAAGATCCAAAGATTGGAAAAATTTAAAAATGAAGATGGAGCACATCCATATTTGTTACTCTCTTTGTTGTTTTTATTACTAGAAAGAATTTTCTCCATTGGACTTCAGAAAAAATCCCCACTCAAAATGATTACTCTCTTATTTTGCGTCATCCTTTTCCAACATAGCTTAGAGGCATGGGAGTTGGATCCAGGAGGGAATGCTGTAGAAAGGGGAGTTAAATCTTACCAAAACCAGAATTTCAATGAGAGCCAAAAAGAATTTTTGAACGCAAAGGAATACTTCCAAGATGACCCAAGATTAATTTACAATGAAGCAGCAAGTGCTTATCAATTAGGAAAGTACAATGAAGCAAAAGAACTTTCAGAAAAAATTCTTTCCCATCCTAAATCAAACTCCAACCTCAAATCAAAAGCAAATCTAACATTGGGAAACATTTTTAGTAAATTAGGCCAAAAAGAAAATGCCCTCAACTCCTATGTGGAAAGTTTAAAACATAACCCCAATCAAATCGCGGCAAAAAAAAACATAGAACACTTAACGAAAAAAAACCAATCTAAGCAAAATCCATCGGAAAACCAAAAACAAGGGAATGGTGAAAATCCGAATCCTTCAGAATCAAAACCACAAAATGACAAAACGAATCCTTCCAAACAAAAGCAATCCGATATCGACAGGATGTTTGAGCCATTTTCCAACGACTCCATTTTAAAAAATAAACGGGGAGGTCCAATTGATAATGAGAAATTTTGGTAA